From the Tigriopus californicus strain San Diego chromosome 4, Tcal_SD_v2.1, whole genome shotgun sequence genome, the window TTGCTCACCGTGATCGACTTGTCCTTGAATCGAATCCTTCCGTTTTATCGAAAGAATGCCAAAGAGAAGGTGTTGATGGAGTTCGATGAAGTGTTGGCCAATTCCTGTGATTTGCCGTATTTCGTTCATCTGTTCCGAGAACAATCCGATACCACGGTCAATCTCAATGCCatggtgaaaaaaatcaagaacaaaCCGGTTTTACTTGTGATTCGCAACAACAAtttcttcagtttcaaggcCTCGATCCCGGATGAACTCGTGTCCGAGACTTTTACTGCCAAGAAATGGTTGGATGTGGTTGTCCAACCGCTTGGATTGGTGGCCAAGGCGCCTCAATTGAAGAAGGAAGATACGTTTTGCGGGGCAAAAGCTCCCATTGTGAATGTAGATTCGGCTGTGGTCGAGGATCGCCTACAATTGGCCATAAGTATGGCGCAAAATGTCACCACGTGACCTGTCTCGGTAGTGGTTTTTGCCTTAAAATAGATCATATTTATTCTGACTGATACGTGGAATGTGTTGTGAAATCTATCACTTATGTGCAGGTAGAAAGGCTTTTGGGGCTACGAAGTTCAGAGTTCGGCGTGTCTGGCCACGATTTTAAGTTCCAAGTCCTTTTGAAGTTGATCGACAGTGTCGAGATGCTTCTTCAGCTTCTTGTCCATAATTTTCCGGCCTTCGGTTTTCTCGCGATCTTCCTGCAAATGGCCGCCATGTCGCTCGTCCACCATCTTGAGCTCGCGCTCTAGAAAATCAAGCTTTTGGATCCGTACCTCAAAATGATGAAGCTCGTTGCGAATCGACTCTAACTCGTCCTTTGAGAAGTCGGCCTCCATCGCCAAGGACCAGAGCGCTATAATAAAAGGAACACTTGTACACTTCTTAAAACATAAACATCTAGCTctaatgtattttttttccagttAAGTAGACCTAGACAGGCTTTTAGCCTGAACTTCTCGAGTGCTTTGGCTGTTtgatcattcaaaaaaattgattcatCTTGAGGGGAAAAACAATCTGTTCTAATCAATCCAACAAACTGTTACAAACGAATGAAGCGATGACTTTCTAGACGATGTTATTAGGTTCAATCATTTTACTTATAAACTGTTGAAAGATATGTGTGGAAGGTCGTAAAATGCTAGGATTACGGAACTGGCAAGTGTGTGGTTCTGACGTTATCAACGCGAGTCTTCCTACAACACATGGAATCAATTTTACAAGCAGACCTAGATCCTCGACCTAAAAACACCCTTGTCAATAATCTAGTTTTAGATGTTGATAATCCTCACAGATATGAGCTTCTGcacaatttgaagagcatCGTAAAAGTGATGCTTCATTGAACTAAATCAACGTTTTTGTACGATGCCTATTGAATTGAAACCTAGTTAGGTACGGTATCGGTATTAACCCTTTCATCTCGATGCTCCTTGCATACAAGCACAAAGGCACCCAGGGATACGATGACTTGGCATTACCTTGAACTTTATCCTCTTCAAACTCCTTGGGATGGGTGTTGGTGGCGAGTCTGTGCAACCGATGATAATCCTCTTTGATGCTTCGGGCGTTGTTGACGACTTCATTGTCGTGTCGTTGATGGTTCTTttcttcatcctcgtcattGAGTTGAATGTGATTCTTCCTTCGATTGAAATCCGAACCCAACTCCTCACGCATCTCCAACAAATCGTGATATTGCTCAACTTTGTCCTGATGATGTTTGAATTCTTGTTTCAACGTGAGCAACTCGTCCTGACTCAATCCGGCCTTTTCGGCCTTTTCCCACAGACGGTTGAGCTTCTTATCCTTGAAATAGCCCATGCCTTTATTGGCCGCCACGCCATCATCCTTGGGAATCACATCCGGATGATAGGACTCCAGACCATAACGCTTTAAAATAGCGCCGAACTTTTTCCTAAAACAAAGTTCAGTTGTGTAATCtcagaaaaaaacgaaacattCTGAACAACGTGCAATGACGATAACTATAATAACAATCGATCAATGACTAGTACCTCAAATTAGCTTCAACCATGCCGTCCTTGTCGGAGTTTTCGGTCTTGAGTCGTTTTAAGGTCATCTCTTCCTTGTCTTGGATTTTCAATTCTGAGTAGAGTTTTTCCAACTTCCCCTCCGTGAGCTGCTTCCGAGCTTTCGTCCAGAGTAAATTCAGCTTTTGACGCCGGAAGGGATCGTTCAGGATGCGATAGTTCGAAATTTTCTCGCCGAAAAGGTCTGTACCGTCATCTTGATCTTGGCCATGGATGGTTGAAGTC encodes:
- the LOC131879438 gene encoding alpha-2-macroglobulin receptor-associated protein-like; protein product: MKSSPWLILVLLSVTSTIHGQDQDDGTDLFGEKISNYRILNDPFRRQKLNLLWTKARKQLTEGKLEKLYSELKIQDKEEMTLKRLKTENSDKDGMVEANLRKKFGAILKRYGLESYHPDVIPKDDGVAANKGMGYFKDKKLNRLWEKAEKAGLSQDELLTLKQEFKHHQDKVEQYHDLLEMREELGSDFNRRKNHIQLNDEDEEKNHQRHDNEVVNNARSIKEDYHRLHRLATNTHPKEFEEDKVQALWSLAMEADFSKDELESIRNELHHFEVRIQKLDFLERELKMVDERHGGHLQEDREKTEGRKIMDKKLKKHLDTVDQLQKDLELKIVARHAEL